A section of the Oryza sativa Japonica Group chromosome 1, ASM3414082v1 genome encodes:
- the LOC4325277 gene encoding uncharacterized protein isoform X2, with protein MVSQHGILLAVAIISDHFGPLVSKVCRCLLRHGALPLQEIVRRLELSPGQVKNSLLVLIQHNCVQAFNAPRGNGDKTVTHYLAIFDNIVHRQRFSKFLSIIRADIPESEALLEGLLQNGRLTFGQLVERTISKVPEGSITPAREEIRMNFNKLVFAHYVERCPKPEPFFDPLVDEQSTSSRKRAPKTVEIALSIDKKVVNTAALSDAERFSEIPYIMEDASNANDSPRSSISGAKRKHNALEGDAELDSTIAENEVLWRANFEKFTFCLKKKFCADRKKPKLKVGTHPIWEAFFEASLMERDNNSVTSPINGIMERLGQKEGGTSMTLDHITRVLEELNCSPSSEDPDSFILDLSRIVEASRNEEIESLVRKKYGQEAFTIFRLLVRERGPVETDKIIDTTILDKQIVHGTLYKLWKDDYIDTERILSGTGTGNTQYFVWRVKNTFREQFIDNLCHAALNLRQMVNYIAELLLEGSKDDTKLRNRKNILILALTRHDDSLMLFQDF; from the exons atggtGTCGCAGCACGGgatcctcctcgccgtcgccatcatctCCGACCACTTCGGCCCCCTCGTATCC AAGGTGTGCCGCTGCCTGCTCCGCCACGGCGCGCTGCCGCTGCAGGAGATCGTCCGCCGCCTCGAGCTCTCGCCGGGGCAGGTGAAGAACTCGCTCCTCGTCCTCATCCAGCACAACTGCGTGCAGGCCTTCAATGCCCCCAGAG GAAATGGTGATAAGACGGTAACGCACTACCTGGCCATCTTCGACAACATCGTGCACAGACAGCGTTTCTCAAAGTTCCTTTCTATCATCCGTGCAGACATCCCAGAG TCAGAAGCGCTGCTTGAAGGATTGCTTCAGAATGGTAGGCTAACATTTGGCCAACTTGTGGAGCGAACAATTTCTAAAGTACCAGAAG GCAGTATCACACCAGCAAGGGAGGAAATACGAATGAACTTCAACAAACTTGTATTTGCACATTATGTGGAGCGTTGCCCGAAACCTGAACCTTTCTTTGATCCACTTGTAGATGAACAATCTACCTCGTCAAGGAAACGTGCTCCAAAA ACTGTCGAGATTGCTCTTTCAATTGATAAGAAAGTTGTCAATACTGCAGCTCTTTCTGATGCAGAAAGATTTTCTGAGATCCCATACATCATGGAAGATGCATCCAATGCTAATGATTCTCCACGTTCTTCTATTTCTGGTGCTAAG AGGAAACATAATGCCTTAGAAGGAGATGCAGAGCTCGATTCAACAATTGCAGAGAACGAAGTACTTTGGCGGGCAAATTTTGAGAAATTCACATTCTGTCTAAAGAAGAAG TTTTGTGCAGACCGAAAGAAACCTAAGTTGAAGGTTGGCACACATCCTATCTGGGAAGCATTTTTCGAGGCCAGTTTAATGGAAAGGGACAACAACTCTG TGACATCTCCAATAAATGGTATTATGGAGAGGCTAGGACAGAAGGAAGGAGGTACATCGATGACACTTGATCATATAACAAGAGTTTTGGAGGAGTTGAATTGTAGTCCTTCCTCAGAGGACCCAGATTCATTCATTTTGG ATTTAAGCAGAATTGTTGAAGCATCTCGAAATGAGGAG ATAGAGTCGCTTGTGAGAAAGAAATACGGGCAAGAAGCTTTTACAATTTTTAGGCTATTGGTCAGAGAACGCGGTCCAGTTGAGACAGATAAA ATTATTGACACAACAATTCTTGACAAGCAGATTGTTCATGGAACTTTGTATAAGCTTTGGAAGGACGACTACATCGATACAGAG AGAATCCTTTCTGGAACAGGAACAGGGAACACACAATATTTTGTATGGAGAGTGAAAAATACATTCCGGGAACAGTTCATCGATAATCTATGTCATGCTGCTTTAAACCTGCGGCAAATGGTCAATTACATAGCTGAACTCCTACTCGAG GGCTCAAAGGATGACACAAAGTTGcggaatagaaaaaatattttgatcttAGCCCTGACTAGACATGACGATTCTCTCATGCTGTTTCAGGATTTTTGA
- the LOC4325277 gene encoding uncharacterized protein isoform X4 produces the protein MVSQHGILLAVAIISDHFGPLVSKVCRCLLRHGALPLQEIVRRLELSPGQVKNSLLVLIQHNCVQAFNAPRGNGDKTVTHYLAIFDNIVHRQRFSKFLSIIRADIPESEALLEGLLQNGRLTFGQLVERTISKVPEGSITPAREEIRMNFNKLVFAHYVERCPKPEPFFDPLVDEQSTSSRKRAPKTVEIALSIDKKVVNTAALSDAERFSEIPYIMEDASNANDSPRSSISGAKRKHNALEGDAELDSTIAENEVLWRANFEKFTFCLKKKFCADRKKPKLKVGTHPIWEAFFEASLMERDNNSVTSPINGIMERLGQKEGGTSMTLDHITRVLEELNCSPSSEDPDSFILDLSRIVEASRNEEIESLVRKKYGQEAFTIFRLLVRERGPVETDKIIDTTILDKQIVHGTLYKLWKDDYIDTERILSGTGTGNTQYFVWRVKNTFREQFIDNLCHAALNLRQMVNYIAELLLEDF, from the exons atggtGTCGCAGCACGGgatcctcctcgccgtcgccatcatctCCGACCACTTCGGCCCCCTCGTATCC AAGGTGTGCCGCTGCCTGCTCCGCCACGGCGCGCTGCCGCTGCAGGAGATCGTCCGCCGCCTCGAGCTCTCGCCGGGGCAGGTGAAGAACTCGCTCCTCGTCCTCATCCAGCACAACTGCGTGCAGGCCTTCAATGCCCCCAGAG GAAATGGTGATAAGACGGTAACGCACTACCTGGCCATCTTCGACAACATCGTGCACAGACAGCGTTTCTCAAAGTTCCTTTCTATCATCCGTGCAGACATCCCAGAG TCAGAAGCGCTGCTTGAAGGATTGCTTCAGAATGGTAGGCTAACATTTGGCCAACTTGTGGAGCGAACAATTTCTAAAGTACCAGAAG GCAGTATCACACCAGCAAGGGAGGAAATACGAATGAACTTCAACAAACTTGTATTTGCACATTATGTGGAGCGTTGCCCGAAACCTGAACCTTTCTTTGATCCACTTGTAGATGAACAATCTACCTCGTCAAGGAAACGTGCTCCAAAA ACTGTCGAGATTGCTCTTTCAATTGATAAGAAAGTTGTCAATACTGCAGCTCTTTCTGATGCAGAAAGATTTTCTGAGATCCCATACATCATGGAAGATGCATCCAATGCTAATGATTCTCCACGTTCTTCTATTTCTGGTGCTAAG AGGAAACATAATGCCTTAGAAGGAGATGCAGAGCTCGATTCAACAATTGCAGAGAACGAAGTACTTTGGCGGGCAAATTTTGAGAAATTCACATTCTGTCTAAAGAAGAAG TTTTGTGCAGACCGAAAGAAACCTAAGTTGAAGGTTGGCACACATCCTATCTGGGAAGCATTTTTCGAGGCCAGTTTAATGGAAAGGGACAACAACTCTG TGACATCTCCAATAAATGGTATTATGGAGAGGCTAGGACAGAAGGAAGGAGGTACATCGATGACACTTGATCATATAACAAGAGTTTTGGAGGAGTTGAATTGTAGTCCTTCCTCAGAGGACCCAGATTCATTCATTTTGG ATTTAAGCAGAATTGTTGAAGCATCTCGAAATGAGGAG ATAGAGTCGCTTGTGAGAAAGAAATACGGGCAAGAAGCTTTTACAATTTTTAGGCTATTGGTCAGAGAACGCGGTCCAGTTGAGACAGATAAA ATTATTGACACAACAATTCTTGACAAGCAGATTGTTCATGGAACTTTGTATAAGCTTTGGAAGGACGACTACATCGATACAGAG AGAATCCTTTCTGGAACAGGAACAGGGAACACACAATATTTTGTATGGAGAGTGAAAAATACATTCCGGGAACAGTTCATCGATAATCTATGTCATGCTGCTTTAAACCTGCGGCAAATGGTCAATTACATAGCTGAACTCCTACTCGAG GATTTTTGA
- the LOC4325277 gene encoding uncharacterized protein isoform X1, giving the protein MVSQHGILLAVAIISDHFGPLVSKVCRCLLRHGALPLQEIVRRLELSPGQVKNSLLVLIQHNCVQAFNAPRGNGDKTVTHYLAIFDNIVHRQRFSKFLSIIRADIPESEALLEGLLQNGRLTFGQLVERTISKVPEGDITPAREEIRMNFNKLVFAHYVERCPKPEPFFDPLVDEQSTSSRKRAPKTVEIALSIDKKVVNTAALSDAERFSEIPYIMEDASNANDSPRSSISGAKRKHNALEGDAELDSTIAENEVLWRANFEKFTFCLKKKFCADRKKPKLKVGTHPIWEAFFEASLMERDNNSVTSPINGIMERLGQKEGGTSMTLDHITRVLEELNCSPSSEDPDSFILDLSRIVEASRNEEIESLVRKKYGQEAFTIFRLLVRERGPVETDKIIDTTILDKQIVHGTLYKLWKDDYIDTERILSGTGTGNTQYFVWRVKNTFREQFIDNLCHAALNLRQMVNYIAELLLEGSKDDTKLRNRKNILILALTRHDDSLMLFQDF; this is encoded by the exons atggtGTCGCAGCACGGgatcctcctcgccgtcgccatcatctCCGACCACTTCGGCCCCCTCGTATCC AAGGTGTGCCGCTGCCTGCTCCGCCACGGCGCGCTGCCGCTGCAGGAGATCGTCCGCCGCCTCGAGCTCTCGCCGGGGCAGGTGAAGAACTCGCTCCTCGTCCTCATCCAGCACAACTGCGTGCAGGCCTTCAATGCCCCCAGAG GAAATGGTGATAAGACGGTAACGCACTACCTGGCCATCTTCGACAACATCGTGCACAGACAGCGTTTCTCAAAGTTCCTTTCTATCATCCGTGCAGACATCCCAGAG TCAGAAGCGCTGCTTGAAGGATTGCTTCAGAATGGTAGGCTAACATTTGGCCAACTTGTGGAGCGAACAATTTCTAAAGTACCAGAAGGCGA TATCACACCAGCAAGGGAGGAAATACGAATGAACTTCAACAAACTTGTATTTGCACATTATGTGGAGCGTTGCCCGAAACCTGAACCTTTCTTTGATCCACTTGTAGATGAACAATCTACCTCGTCAAGGAAACGTGCTCCAAAA ACTGTCGAGATTGCTCTTTCAATTGATAAGAAAGTTGTCAATACTGCAGCTCTTTCTGATGCAGAAAGATTTTCTGAGATCCCATACATCATGGAAGATGCATCCAATGCTAATGATTCTCCACGTTCTTCTATTTCTGGTGCTAAG AGGAAACATAATGCCTTAGAAGGAGATGCAGAGCTCGATTCAACAATTGCAGAGAACGAAGTACTTTGGCGGGCAAATTTTGAGAAATTCACATTCTGTCTAAAGAAGAAG TTTTGTGCAGACCGAAAGAAACCTAAGTTGAAGGTTGGCACACATCCTATCTGGGAAGCATTTTTCGAGGCCAGTTTAATGGAAAGGGACAACAACTCTG TGACATCTCCAATAAATGGTATTATGGAGAGGCTAGGACAGAAGGAAGGAGGTACATCGATGACACTTGATCATATAACAAGAGTTTTGGAGGAGTTGAATTGTAGTCCTTCCTCAGAGGACCCAGATTCATTCATTTTGG ATTTAAGCAGAATTGTTGAAGCATCTCGAAATGAGGAG ATAGAGTCGCTTGTGAGAAAGAAATACGGGCAAGAAGCTTTTACAATTTTTAGGCTATTGGTCAGAGAACGCGGTCCAGTTGAGACAGATAAA ATTATTGACACAACAATTCTTGACAAGCAGATTGTTCATGGAACTTTGTATAAGCTTTGGAAGGACGACTACATCGATACAGAG AGAATCCTTTCTGGAACAGGAACAGGGAACACACAATATTTTGTATGGAGAGTGAAAAATACATTCCGGGAACAGTTCATCGATAATCTATGTCATGCTGCTTTAAACCTGCGGCAAATGGTCAATTACATAGCTGAACTCCTACTCGAG GGCTCAAAGGATGACACAAAGTTGcggaatagaaaaaatattttgatcttAGCCCTGACTAGACATGACGATTCTCTCATGCTGTTTCAGGATTTTTGA
- the LOC4325277 gene encoding uncharacterized protein isoform X3, with protein sequence MVSQHGILLAVAIISDHFGPLVSKVCRCLLRHGALPLQEIVRRLELSPGQVKNSLLVLIQHNCVQAFNAPRGNGDKTVTHYLAIFDNIVHRQRFSKFLSIIRADIPESEALLEGLLQNGRLTFGQLVERTISKVPEGDITPAREEIRMNFNKLVFAHYVERCPKPEPFFDPLVDEQSTSSRKRAPKTVEIALSIDKKVVNTAALSDAERFSEIPYIMEDASNANDSPRSSISGAKRKHNALEGDAELDSTIAENEVLWRANFEKFTFCLKKKFCADRKKPKLKVGTHPIWEAFFEASLMERDNNSVTSPINGIMERLGQKEGGTSMTLDHITRVLEELNCSPSSEDPDSFILDLSRIVEASRNEEIESLVRKKYGQEAFTIFRLLVRERGPVETDKIIDTTILDKQIVHGTLYKLWKDDYIDTERILSGTGTGNTQYFVWRVKNTFREQFIDNLCHAALNLRQMVNYIAELLLEDF encoded by the exons atggtGTCGCAGCACGGgatcctcctcgccgtcgccatcatctCCGACCACTTCGGCCCCCTCGTATCC AAGGTGTGCCGCTGCCTGCTCCGCCACGGCGCGCTGCCGCTGCAGGAGATCGTCCGCCGCCTCGAGCTCTCGCCGGGGCAGGTGAAGAACTCGCTCCTCGTCCTCATCCAGCACAACTGCGTGCAGGCCTTCAATGCCCCCAGAG GAAATGGTGATAAGACGGTAACGCACTACCTGGCCATCTTCGACAACATCGTGCACAGACAGCGTTTCTCAAAGTTCCTTTCTATCATCCGTGCAGACATCCCAGAG TCAGAAGCGCTGCTTGAAGGATTGCTTCAGAATGGTAGGCTAACATTTGGCCAACTTGTGGAGCGAACAATTTCTAAAGTACCAGAAGGCGA TATCACACCAGCAAGGGAGGAAATACGAATGAACTTCAACAAACTTGTATTTGCACATTATGTGGAGCGTTGCCCGAAACCTGAACCTTTCTTTGATCCACTTGTAGATGAACAATCTACCTCGTCAAGGAAACGTGCTCCAAAA ACTGTCGAGATTGCTCTTTCAATTGATAAGAAAGTTGTCAATACTGCAGCTCTTTCTGATGCAGAAAGATTTTCTGAGATCCCATACATCATGGAAGATGCATCCAATGCTAATGATTCTCCACGTTCTTCTATTTCTGGTGCTAAG AGGAAACATAATGCCTTAGAAGGAGATGCAGAGCTCGATTCAACAATTGCAGAGAACGAAGTACTTTGGCGGGCAAATTTTGAGAAATTCACATTCTGTCTAAAGAAGAAG TTTTGTGCAGACCGAAAGAAACCTAAGTTGAAGGTTGGCACACATCCTATCTGGGAAGCATTTTTCGAGGCCAGTTTAATGGAAAGGGACAACAACTCTG TGACATCTCCAATAAATGGTATTATGGAGAGGCTAGGACAGAAGGAAGGAGGTACATCGATGACACTTGATCATATAACAAGAGTTTTGGAGGAGTTGAATTGTAGTCCTTCCTCAGAGGACCCAGATTCATTCATTTTGG ATTTAAGCAGAATTGTTGAAGCATCTCGAAATGAGGAG ATAGAGTCGCTTGTGAGAAAGAAATACGGGCAAGAAGCTTTTACAATTTTTAGGCTATTGGTCAGAGAACGCGGTCCAGTTGAGACAGATAAA ATTATTGACACAACAATTCTTGACAAGCAGATTGTTCATGGAACTTTGTATAAGCTTTGGAAGGACGACTACATCGATACAGAG AGAATCCTTTCTGGAACAGGAACAGGGAACACACAATATTTTGTATGGAGAGTGAAAAATACATTCCGGGAACAGTTCATCGATAATCTATGTCATGCTGCTTTAAACCTGCGGCAAATGGTCAATTACATAGCTGAACTCCTACTCGAG GATTTTTGA